One stretch of Chitinophaga pendula DNA includes these proteins:
- a CDS encoding carbamoyltransferase family protein, which translates to MKKRNYIGLATTCHDPAIAIINTAGELVFAEATERYLQNKRAWNAIPDDVIRMEKLVKEYCDPGADLVIANSWQRQFIRGSKIVYPLLRWGIKRAVPAADWYAMDIVLRGMISTSHTAGTALTHHFLKRFPEAVVKRTSFNHHLTHAAYACYSSPFEDAVCAVMDSYGEDSSTGFFHYHKGTLKQLSIKRSTVSLGHFYSMICELCGFGTFKGEEWKVMGMAPYGQYDKAIYEILRSAIAVTDCRFTQRPNHVKFAQMIREAYPLQADKDAMQYADLAHTAQFLFNELVAEMATNLHKRGLSDNLIIGGGCGLNSVCNGKLVDATPFKRVHVPCAPADDGNAVGAAALAYYKDNPASSKIRHIRSPYLGSTISKDALGRLKRFSKFAKDPSSGEDIFTATARMLAEGKIIGWMQGKAEFGPRALGNRSIIADPRNPEIKDIINSKVKFREEFRPFAPSILDEYGPEYFENYQETLYMERALVFRPECRHKVPGVVHVDGTGRLQTVKKEFNERYHRLITAFHALTGVPIILNTSFNVMGKPIIHTVEDAVATFCTTGLDALVIDDEIITFSDQVDNTALDIVPSTFAAPVDDY; encoded by the coding sequence ATGAAAAAACGCAATTACATTGGCCTTGCCACCACCTGTCACGATCCGGCCATCGCCATTATTAACACAGCCGGAGAACTGGTCTTTGCAGAAGCCACGGAGAGATATCTGCAGAATAAGAGAGCCTGGAATGCGATACCTGATGATGTGATCCGTATGGAGAAGCTGGTAAAGGAGTATTGTGACCCGGGAGCTGACCTGGTGATCGCCAACTCCTGGCAACGGCAATTCATACGCGGCAGCAAGATCGTATATCCGCTCTTACGCTGGGGGATCAAACGGGCGGTTCCTGCTGCTGACTGGTACGCGATGGATATCGTGCTCAGGGGAATGATCAGCACAAGCCATACGGCCGGTACAGCGCTGACCCATCATTTTCTGAAACGTTTTCCGGAGGCGGTGGTAAAACGGACCTCTTTTAATCACCACCTTACTCATGCAGCCTACGCCTGTTACAGCAGCCCTTTTGAAGATGCGGTTTGTGCGGTGATGGATAGTTACGGAGAGGATAGTTCTACCGGGTTCTTTCATTATCATAAAGGCACCCTGAAGCAGCTATCGATCAAAAGATCGACCGTCAGTCTGGGACATTTTTATTCAATGATCTGTGAATTATGTGGCTTCGGCACTTTTAAAGGGGAAGAGTGGAAGGTGATGGGAATGGCGCCTTATGGACAATATGATAAAGCTATTTATGAGATATTACGTTCAGCGATTGCTGTTACGGATTGTCGCTTTACGCAACGCCCCAACCATGTTAAGTTTGCGCAGATGATACGGGAAGCGTATCCATTGCAGGCCGATAAAGATGCGATGCAATATGCTGACCTGGCCCATACGGCACAATTCCTTTTTAATGAGCTGGTGGCGGAGATGGCTACGAACCTGCATAAACGTGGTTTGTCTGATAACCTGATCATAGGTGGGGGATGTGGTCTCAATTCAGTTTGTAACGGTAAATTAGTGGACGCAACGCCTTTTAAGCGGGTACATGTGCCCTGTGCTCCCGCGGATGATGGCAACGCCGTAGGTGCCGCTGCGCTGGCCTATTACAAAGATAACCCCGCCAGTAGCAAGATCCGTCATATCCGTTCTCCTTACCTGGGCTCTACTATCTCGAAGGATGCGCTGGGACGGCTGAAACGCTTTAGCAAGTTCGCCAAAGATCCTTCTTCCGGGGAAGATATCTTCACTGCAACAGCCCGTATGCTGGCAGAAGGAAAGATCATTGGATGGATGCAAGGTAAGGCGGAGTTTGGCCCGCGTGCATTGGGCAACCGGTCTATCATTGCCGATCCCCGTAACCCAGAGATCAAGGATATCATCAACAGTAAGGTCAAGTTCAGGGAGGAGTTCCGTCCATTCGCTCCTTCGATATTAGATGAATATGGTCCCGAGTATTTTGAGAACTACCAGGAGACGCTCTACATGGAGCGGGCACTGGTATTTCGTCCTGAATGCCGTCATAAAGTACCTGGCGTGGTACATGTAGACGGCACCGGCCGTCTGCAGACGGTGAAAAAAGAATTCAACGAGCGGTACCACCGGCTTATTACCGCTTTCCATGCCCTTACAGGCGTTCCGATCATACTTAATACCAGCTTCAACGTAATGGGCAAGCCGATCATTCATACCGTTGAAGATGCTGTCGCTACTTTTTGCACCACTGGCCTCGACGCATTGGTCATTGATGACGAGATTATTACTTTTTCGGACCAGGTAGATAACACAGCATTAGATATAGTTCCTAGTACGTTTGCTGCTCCAGTCGATGATTATTAA
- a CDS encoding beta-ketoacyl synthase N-terminal-like domain-containing protein, which produces MIEDRLLITAAHPVLQCHHVLGQPVLPGLAYIDLLYQLFRDQGYDYTRLELRHLTIYTPLAATAYPVEITITCTPVTPERWQVTVTGTVMDNNPAPVSQRYASAEMWMHAVTTQWEDTPVMPEWRGEVSTAIDIDAAYQIYSAQQVIHSGWMKAAGTINFTSDTVWMELQVPEEGQDSALHFMFHPVLIDGSAVGSVLAAYAWANGTQQLFLPLYYESFRASSLLQASCLTRIRTSDMVSKNELVQLSFAFFNESGQQVAALNNFTAKLVRDAAFATATPTPAAAAKDIVSNKEAVAAIDYLRSLWAARLQKPATHVPINSGYYEMGLDSAALLDIVSTIGQRVQQSLPPTLLFEYTTLSELADYLFTQHPGFFTASAADKTTTQPATVGTAVHAATADEGIAIISLAGRYPGAPDIDTFWTNLCEGKDAITTVPTSRWDHTAYVDDSGTRLDSTRCQWGGFLEDIDKFDPLFFHIAPAEAALIDPQERLFLETVWTLLERAGYSRRSIQQQYQSKVGVFAGAMYQQYQLLPADLVQGAVTALQAFAGIANRVSYWFNFQGPSIGLDTMCSSSMAAIHLACESLRRGECRLAVAGGVNLTLDPKKYIGLSISGLLGSTAGSRSFSDGDGFLPAEAVGAVLLKPLSAAVEDGDKVLAVIRSTTISHGGNSGGYTVPGVNSQYQMITDDIARAGIDPHTISYVEAAANGSALGDVIEVAALTKAFNKYAIPIASCAIGAVKSNIGHAEAASGISQLTKVALQLTHKTLVPTILSHPLNPKIEFGDSPFYLQEKREQWISKQPGVPLRAMITSLGAGGANAHIVIEEFIDNHPGILAEEVSPQVLVYSARNKERLHALISLHLQFLQHADQSLSLSAMAYTLQEGREEMEERLAFVATDLSTVQQALQAYLDQDATATSTYPRLFTGSLVAGVTDIDPLFEGETGAHMLRALLAAADLEKLASCWVRGCSIPWQQLYPGGAPQMLILPTYPFERRHCWIKTVPVTRDTAVPAVPVAATDPDMENAVTEVVARLIGITPEELNPDLPLQKLGFDSIYATRLLQFLQGSYGATLDMERFWQCVTLRDVWAILPATPLPAALQPVAAATSPAIRFPELLHMNNHTTGRPVFWIHAVTGGVEVYHHIAGVSARPFYGIQARGWMSDRVPLQGVHAMAAYYVHIIQSIQPQGPYDLGGYSVGGVLSFEVTRQLQELGETVNSIVMLDSLYVEDWESPELKLPEEASLPKLLAFQTVNMMITVAFTDPAEIAAAMIHRDTPDWDLEEDAFMEQLIAIAHERGVTKSTEQLKTLVRQSVKTQEAYAITDYHFGDLPDPEGVTCYYFRNRNGEFLGALKPYFALWDEQSEQLGKINYWEGWEQRFAHMYLMDVNAVNHMQLLSDPPAAGTILSFCTALYSGEELSPDFLSDFLTTTLQKHGSRPPLDVAVEGI; this is translated from the coding sequence ATGATAGAAGACAGACTTCTGATCACGGCGGCACACCCCGTGCTGCAATGTCATCATGTGCTGGGACAACCGGTATTACCCGGACTCGCATATATCGACTTGCTGTACCAGCTGTTCCGCGATCAGGGATATGATTATACCAGACTGGAATTACGCCACCTGACGATATACACGCCATTGGCAGCAACAGCTTATCCGGTCGAGATAACGATCACTTGTACACCGGTAACACCTGAGCGTTGGCAGGTCACCGTAACAGGTACTGTTATGGACAACAATCCTGCACCGGTATCGCAACGCTATGCAAGCGCAGAAATGTGGATGCATGCAGTAACAACCCAATGGGAGGATACGCCTGTTATGCCGGAATGGCGCGGGGAAGTAAGTACTGCGATCGATATAGACGCCGCCTACCAGATATATAGCGCCCAGCAGGTAATACACAGCGGTTGGATGAAAGCTGCCGGGACCATCAACTTTACCAGTGATACCGTATGGATGGAGCTGCAGGTCCCGGAGGAAGGGCAAGACAGTGCCCTTCATTTTATGTTCCACCCGGTACTCATCGATGGAAGTGCGGTCGGTAGTGTACTGGCAGCATATGCCTGGGCAAATGGTACCCAACAGTTATTTCTGCCACTATACTACGAGTCTTTCCGGGCTTCTTCATTATTGCAGGCATCTTGCCTTACCCGTATCCGGACATCGGATATGGTTAGCAAAAATGAGCTGGTACAATTGTCCTTTGCTTTCTTCAATGAATCGGGTCAACAGGTAGCAGCCCTGAACAATTTTACCGCCAAACTGGTGCGGGATGCAGCATTTGCCACTGCCACCCCGACACCAGCAGCGGCGGCAAAAGACATCGTGTCAAATAAGGAAGCCGTGGCCGCCATCGATTACCTGCGTTCACTATGGGCAGCACGACTGCAAAAGCCCGCGACCCATGTACCCATCAATAGCGGATACTACGAAATGGGACTCGATTCAGCGGCTTTACTTGATATCGTGAGTACGATCGGCCAACGGGTACAGCAAAGCCTTCCCCCCACCTTACTGTTTGAATACACCACGCTCAGCGAACTGGCCGACTACCTCTTTACACAGCATCCGGGATTCTTTACAGCATCGGCAGCAGATAAGACCACCACACAACCGGCCACGGTAGGAACAGCGGTACATGCTGCTACCGCAGATGAGGGGATTGCGATCATATCATTGGCAGGTCGTTATCCGGGAGCACCGGACATTGATACTTTCTGGACAAACCTATGCGAGGGAAAGGACGCTATTACCACCGTGCCTACCAGCCGTTGGGACCATACCGCATATGTAGACGATAGCGGCACGCGCCTGGACAGCACCCGTTGTCAGTGGGGAGGATTCCTGGAAGACATCGACAAATTTGATCCTTTGTTCTTTCACATTGCACCCGCCGAAGCGGCACTGATTGATCCGCAGGAACGCCTGTTCCTGGAAACGGTATGGACACTGCTGGAACGTGCAGGATACAGCCGGCGCTCTATTCAGCAGCAATATCAAAGTAAGGTAGGGGTATTTGCAGGCGCCATGTATCAGCAATATCAGCTATTACCTGCCGACCTTGTCCAGGGAGCTGTAACGGCATTACAGGCATTTGCCGGTATTGCCAACCGGGTGTCTTACTGGTTTAATTTTCAAGGTCCTAGTATCGGCCTGGATACCATGTGTTCTTCTTCAATGGCTGCAATACACCTGGCTTGCGAAAGCTTGCGGCGGGGAGAGTGCCGATTGGCGGTAGCAGGAGGGGTGAACCTGACATTGGACCCTAAAAAATATATAGGCCTAAGCATATCCGGACTACTGGGGAGTACAGCAGGCAGCCGCAGCTTCAGCGATGGGGATGGATTTTTACCGGCAGAAGCCGTAGGGGCTGTACTGTTAAAACCCCTTTCCGCTGCTGTAGAAGATGGAGATAAGGTATTGGCGGTGATACGGTCCACCACCATTAGCCACGGCGGTAACAGTGGCGGATATACGGTACCTGGCGTTAACAGCCAGTATCAGATGATCACGGATGATATTGCCAGAGCAGGTATTGATCCCCATACTATTTCCTATGTGGAAGCCGCCGCCAATGGCTCCGCACTTGGCGATGTGATAGAAGTAGCAGCGCTGACCAAAGCATTTAATAAATATGCTATTCCTATAGCATCCTGTGCGATCGGCGCCGTAAAATCCAATATAGGACATGCCGAAGCTGCCTCCGGCATTTCGCAATTGACCAAGGTTGCTTTACAGCTGACACACAAAACCCTGGTACCTACCATCTTGTCGCATCCGCTGAATCCAAAGATCGAATTCGGCGATAGCCCCTTCTATCTCCAGGAGAAGCGGGAGCAATGGATATCTAAACAACCAGGCGTACCGCTGAGGGCTATGATCACTTCATTAGGTGCAGGTGGTGCGAATGCGCATATAGTGATAGAGGAATTTATAGATAACCATCCGGGTATCCTGGCGGAAGAGGTATCTCCACAGGTGCTGGTATATTCCGCCCGTAACAAGGAACGGCTCCACGCTTTGATAAGTTTACACCTGCAGTTCCTGCAGCACGCGGACCAGTCGTTAAGTCTATCCGCAATGGCATATACTTTACAGGAAGGACGGGAAGAGATGGAAGAGCGGTTGGCTTTTGTCGCGACAGACCTCTCAACCGTACAGCAAGCTTTACAAGCCTACCTCGACCAGGATGCTACAGCTACCTCAACGTACCCCCGCTTGTTTACAGGATCGCTTGTCGCTGGTGTAACGGATATCGACCCATTGTTTGAAGGAGAAACGGGTGCACATATGTTGCGTGCATTGCTGGCGGCGGCAGACCTGGAGAAGCTGGCGTCATGCTGGGTACGTGGCTGCAGTATTCCCTGGCAGCAATTATATCCGGGAGGGGCACCGCAGATGCTGATATTACCGACCTACCCATTTGAAAGACGGCACTGTTGGATAAAAACGGTACCGGTAACGAGGGATACTGCAGTACCCGCGGTACCGGTAGCGGCCACTGATCCGGATATGGAAAATGCCGTTACAGAAGTAGTGGCCCGGCTGATCGGTATCACTCCGGAAGAACTCAATCCGGACCTGCCATTACAAAAGCTGGGGTTTGATTCTATCTATGCCACCCGTCTGCTGCAGTTCCTGCAGGGCAGCTATGGTGCTACACTGGATATGGAACGTTTCTGGCAATGTGTGACGTTGCGGGATGTATGGGCCATATTGCCTGCTACGCCATTGCCGGCAGCACTGCAGCCGGTAGCAGCGGCTACATCCCCTGCCATCCGGTTCCCCGAGCTATTGCATATGAACAACCATACTACGGGCAGGCCTGTATTCTGGATACATGCAGTGACCGGTGGGGTAGAAGTATATCATCATATCGCGGGCGTAAGCGCGCGTCCATTTTACGGTATACAAGCCAGGGGATGGATGTCGGATCGTGTGCCCTTACAGGGCGTACACGCTATGGCAGCCTATTATGTACATATTATCCAATCTATACAGCCACAAGGTCCCTACGATCTGGGGGGATATTCGGTAGGAGGGGTACTGTCCTTCGAGGTGACGAGACAGCTGCAGGAGCTGGGCGAAACGGTCAATAGCATCGTCATGCTGGACTCTTTATACGTGGAGGACTGGGAATCGCCGGAACTAAAACTGCCTGAAGAGGCCTCACTGCCCAAACTGCTGGCTTTCCAGACGGTAAATATGATGATCACAGTTGCTTTTACCGACCCGGCGGAGATCGCCGCCGCTATGATACATCGGGATACGCCGGACTGGGACCTGGAAGAAGATGCGTTCATGGAGCAGCTCATCGCCATCGCGCATGAACGGGGTGTTACCAAAAGTACGGAGCAGCTAAAGACCCTCGTACGACAGAGCGTAAAGACACAGGAAGCCTATGCCATCACAGATTATCATTTTGGTGATTTACCTGATCCGGAGGGGGTTACCTGTTACTATTTTCGCAATCGTAACGGTGAATTCCTCGGAGCGCTGAAACCTTACTTCGCTTTATGGGATGAACAAAGTGAGCAACTGGGGAAGATCAATTATTGGGAGGGATGGGAACAACGTTTTGCACACATGTACCTGATGGATGTGAATGCAGTTAATCACATGCAGCTGTTGTCAGATCCGCCGGCTGCCGGAACGATACTGTCATTTTGTACGGCGTTGTATAGCGGGGAGGAGCTGTCACCGGATTTCTTGTCAGACTTCCTGACCACCACCCTGCAAAAACATGGCAGCCGTCCTCCGCTGGATGTTGCTGTAGAAGGTATTTGA
- a CDS encoding carbamoyltransferase family protein, producing the protein MKKRNYIGIATTFHDPAIAIINPDGELVFAEGTERYLQLKRAINCMPDEKNRCEKLIKQYCDKDADVVIGTSWSDQYIRSSKWLYPLLKWGAKKAYSRDAQHTIEFTLEGQFAVNRLAGLGFAGKFISRNNDVRIVRKNFNHHLAHAAFACHSSPFDEAVCAVIDGFGEDGSTGFYTYKGGKITPIKGIKRSTGSLGILYAVICEACGFDSFQGEEWKVMGMAPYGKFDQKIYDVLASTIKLKDCTIARTGVYKSFFTDKPALSKPAPDAHSLDYADLAYTGQVFFTDTLSQLLHNLHKRGISDNLVLGGGCGLNSAANGKIVQMTPFTGLHVPCAPADDGNAVGAALLAFYEDHPHSQQVKNVRSPYLGTGISKDTLSRVRSFGKLGASTAGGKDIFKATAELLAQGKIIGWMQGKAEFGPRALGNRSIIADPRNPKMKDMINGKVKFREEFRPFAPSILHEYGHEYFEHYQETIYMERALMFKRDVMHKVPAVVHEDGTGRLQTVKKEFNERYHRLITEFYKLTGVPIILNTSFNVMGKPIIHTVEDAIATFFTTGLDALVIDDELIDLSTYSLTAGAVALESAKQAVIH; encoded by the coding sequence ATGAAAAAGAGAAACTACATTGGCATAGCCACAACCTTTCATGATCCGGCTATTGCTATCATCAATCCGGACGGAGAGTTGGTTTTTGCGGAGGGTACCGAAAGGTATCTGCAGCTTAAACGGGCCATCAATTGTATGCCGGATGAAAAGAACCGTTGTGAAAAGCTCATTAAACAGTATTGTGATAAGGATGCCGACGTAGTCATCGGTACTTCCTGGTCCGATCAGTACATCCGATCCAGCAAATGGTTATATCCCTTGTTGAAGTGGGGCGCCAAAAAGGCCTATTCAAGGGATGCCCAGCACACCATTGAATTTACGCTGGAAGGTCAGTTTGCTGTCAACCGGCTGGCAGGACTGGGATTTGCTGGTAAGTTCATTAGCCGGAACAATGACGTGAGGATCGTCCGTAAGAACTTCAACCATCACCTGGCACATGCTGCATTTGCTTGTCACAGCAGCCCTTTTGATGAAGCTGTCTGTGCCGTGATAGATGGTTTCGGAGAGGATGGTTCTACCGGATTTTATACTTACAAAGGCGGAAAGATCACACCGATCAAAGGCATCAAACGTTCTACCGGTAGCCTCGGCATTCTCTATGCCGTGATCTGCGAAGCCTGTGGTTTTGATTCTTTCCAGGGAGAAGAGTGGAAAGTGATGGGCATGGCGCCCTATGGTAAATTTGACCAGAAGATCTATGATGTACTGGCATCTACGATCAAACTGAAGGACTGTACGATAGCGCGTACAGGGGTGTATAAAAGTTTCTTTACAGACAAGCCGGCATTATCCAAGCCGGCACCGGATGCCCATTCACTTGACTATGCGGACCTGGCTTATACCGGTCAGGTGTTTTTTACCGACACGCTGTCTCAGCTCTTACATAACCTCCATAAGCGGGGTATTTCAGACAACCTGGTGCTGGGAGGTGGTTGTGGCCTGAATTCCGCTGCCAACGGTAAGATCGTGCAAATGACACCTTTTACCGGCCTGCATGTACCCTGTGCACCAGCCGACGATGGTAATGCAGTAGGCGCTGCGTTGCTGGCATTTTACGAAGATCATCCGCATAGTCAGCAGGTGAAGAATGTCCGCTCTCCCTACCTGGGTACTGGTATCTCCAAAGATACGTTGAGCCGTGTACGCTCGTTCGGTAAGCTAGGGGCTTCTACTGCCGGCGGCAAGGATATCTTCAAGGCTACGGCAGAGTTGCTGGCACAGGGTAAGATCATCGGATGGATGCAGGGAAAAGCTGAATTTGGCCCGCGGGCATTGGGCAACCGCTCTATCATTGCGGACCCCCGTAATCCCAAAATGAAGGATATGATCAACGGGAAAGTGAAATTCCGGGAAGAGTTCCGGCCTTTTGCCCCCTCCATATTACATGAATACGGACATGAGTATTTCGAGCATTACCAGGAGACTATTTACATGGAACGGGCGCTGATGTTTAAACGGGACGTGATGCATAAGGTACCTGCAGTCGTGCATGAAGATGGCACCGGCCGTTTGCAGACGGTGAAGAAAGAATTCAACGAACGTTATCACCGGCTGATCACCGAATTTTATAAGCTGACCGGTGTGCCTATTATCCTGAACACCAGCTTTAATGTAATGGGGAAACCCATCATACATACAGTAGAAGACGCAATAGCGACTTTTTTCACTACCGGATTGGATGCCCTTGTTATCGATGATGAGTTGATAGATCTGAGTACTTATTCGCTTACTGCCGGTGCAGTAGCGCTGGAGTCAGCGAAGCAGGCTGTCATTCATTGA